A stretch of DNA from Microbacterium sp. LWS13-1.2:
TCGAGTGGCGCAACCGCGGCGCGGTCGGCTTCGACATCGCCGGCCCCGAGGACGGGTTCCCCGCCTCGAACCACCGCGCTGCGTTCGACTACCTCGCGTCGGAGTTCTTCCCCGCGACCGTCCACGCCGGTGAGGCGGCCGGGCTCGAGTCGATCCGCTCGGCGCTCATCGACGGCCGTGCGCTGCGGCTCGGCCACGGCGTGCGCATCGCCGAGGACCTCGAGGTCGTCTCCCGCGCCGGCGAAGAGGTGCTGGTGCAGTTCGGCGACCTCGCCCGCTGGGTGCGGGACCGCGAGATCCCCCTCGAGCTGTCGCCGTCGTCCAACCTGCAGACGGGCGCGATCGAGCGCTGGGGCACGACGATGGAGGACCACCCCTTCGACCTGCTGTACCAGCTCGGCTTCTCGGTGACCGTGAATGTCGACAACCGCACCATGAGCCGCACGTCGCTGACACGCGAGCTCGCGCTGCTCGTCGAGACCTTCGAGTACGGGCTCGACGACCTCGAGGCGTTCCAGCTCAACGCCGCGGCCGGCGCCTTCCTCCCCGTGGAGGAGCGCGAGGAGCTCATCGACCTCATCGCCGAGGGCTTCGACGCGTAGTCGTTTCGCAATCGGAGAGCGGATGCCTCGGCTCGAGGCATCCGCTCGTTCGTGCGGCGCCGTGCAGCCGCGGGTCTCTTGCGCAGGCGCGGTCCAGGATCCGCGGGTCTCTTGCGCAGGCGCGGTCCAGGATCCGCGGGTCTCTTGCGCAGGCGCGGTCCAGGATCCGCGGGTCTCTTGCGCAGGCGCGGTCCAGGATCCGCGGGTCTCTTGCGCAGGCGCGGTCCAGGATTCGCGGGTCTCTTGCGCAGGCGCGGTCCAGGATCCGCGGGTTCTGGGCGCGAGGAGCCTGGGATTCCTGGACCGGACCCAGGTGCGAGCAGGTGTGCCGAGGTATGCGGTCCAGGTTTCGCAGGTTCCGGAGGCCGGGTCCCTGGGATTCCTGGACCGGACCCAGGTGCGAGCCGGACCGCCGAGCGCACGCGCGCCGGCGACGCCGTCGGATAGCGCCTCCTCCACAGCGAGGTGAACTGTGGCGATGCGCACAGATCAGGTCAGCTGGGACCAGACCGCGCGGCCGCTGCGCTGGACTCGGGTGTGTGACGACAAGGGAATCCCCGTTCGGCAGCGAGCCGTTCCGGGTCGGCGACGCCATTGCCCGCGGGGTCGGGCGCGGAGCGCTCGACGGACCGCTCTTCGAGCGACCTTTCCACGGAGTCCGCGAGTGGCGGCATGTCGACGAACTCGACGCGCGCCCTCCGGCGCAGCTCTCGCGGAGCGAGCTTCGGTTGCGCGCTTTCCGAAGGCGCTGCAGGCAGTTCGCTACGCGCATGCACGAGAGCGACTTCTTCAGTCACTCCACCGCGCTGATCCTCCACGGGGCACCGACGCCCGACGCGTGGGACGAGGTGATTCACGTCTCCGCGATCAGACCGCGGAATCCCGCCCGTACGAAGACCGTCGTATCGCACCGGCTGGCGACGCGAGAGCCCGCCTCGCAGCGGGTGGCGGGACTGCGCCTCGAAGCGCCGGATCGGGCCTGGGTGCAGGCATCGGCTCATCTCTGCGATGTGGAGCTCATCGTTGCAGCCGACTTCCTCGTCGCGCGCCGCCGGCGGCTGGCCACGATCGATCAGCTGCGCGCGGAGGCGTCGAGGGCGCGATGCGCCCGACTGCAGCCGCTGCTCGACCGGGTACGCGAGGGTTCGGAGTCGCCTCGGGAGACGAAGCTCCGCTTGGAGCTGACCGATGCGGGACTGCCTGAGCCGGAGTTGGCGCTGGAGTTGATCCGGCCCGATGGCGGCCTCGCCGCGCGCCTCGACCTGGCGTACCCGGCGTACCGTGTCGCCGTCGAGTACGACGGTCGACAGCACGCCGAAGATGTCTACCAGTTCGCGCGCGATGCCGACCGGTGGCGAGACATCGCCGAGCTCGATTGGCAGCTGGTCAGAATCCTCCATCACCACGTGACGCCCGACCCGAGCGTCGCCATCGACCTCGTCCGCCGGGCATTGGCGCGCGCGGGATGGCGTCCTTAGCTGTCGCGACATCGGATGTGGCCCGGATACGCAGGCGCGACCGAGTTGAGTGCGGTCCGGGTTGTGCAGGTTCTGGGTCCCGGAAACCTGAGATTCCTGGACCGCTGGGTGTGCAATCGCGCTACCGAGTTGAGTGCGGTCCGGGTTGTGCAGGTTCTGGGTCCCGGAAACAGGAGATTCCTGGACCGAGCGGCTGAGAACGGCGGATGCCTCGGCTCGGGGCATCCGCTGCTCAGCGGCGTGCGACGCCGGGATGCGTGGCCAGGTACGCCTCGAACGCCTCGGCCGAGGTCTTGCTGGGCGTGTAGCCGAAGTCCTGCTTGAGGGCGCGGTTGGCGAGCACCGGACGATGGCGCAGGAAGCCGACCTGCTCGGGGCCGTGGACGGTGAGGCGCAGCATCCGCCCCACACGGAGGCCGAAGCCGAGGACGCCGGCGGGCACGGTCACGACCGGCTTGCCCAGGCGCTGCGCGATCTCCGGCACGGTGACGCGGCCGTCGCCGGCGACGTTGTAGACCCCGGGGGGTCCGTCGGTGGCCGCGCGCGCCATCGCGGCGGCGACGTCGTCGACCCACACGAAGACGAACGGCGACTCCGAGCCGCGCACCTTGAGCAGCGCCCGGCCGTCCCAGAGCGCGGTGATCTGGTTCTGCACCGTGGGACCGAGGATCGTGCCGATGCGGAACACCACCTGCTCGAGCTCGGGGTGCGCGGTGCGGTAGCCGGCGAGCAGCTGCTCGACGAGGCGCTTGTGCTTGGAGTATGGGAACTCGTCGTTGCCGCGCACGGGGTCGGACTCGCGCAGCCACTCGGGATTGTCGGCGTGGTAGCCGTACGCGGCTCCTGACGACGACACCACGACGCGCCGCACACCGGCCTCGACACAGGCCTCGAGCACGTGGCGCGAACCGTCGACGTCGACGCGGTACTCGAGGTCGTGGTCGCGGCCGGGATGGACGATCGCGGCGAGGTGCACGACGACGTCGATGCGGTGACGCTCGAGCAGCGGCACCAGTCCGGCGGCGCGCGTCACGTCGCAGTCGTCGTACACGACTCCCTCGATGGGATGCTCGGGCCGCCGCACGTCGCCCGCAACGACCAGGTCCACGTCCGGGTGCGCGACGAGCGCTGCGGCCACGTGCGACCCGAGGAAGCCGGCGCCGCCCGTGACCAGCACCCGCACGCGCTCGTGGCGGACGCGGTGCGCAGCGGGATCGGTCACGGTGATCGGCTGCGTCGAGAGGCTGCTCAGCGCGGCGGCAGCGCGCGCCGCGCCGGTGTGCCCGGCGCGGCTCATTCCGGTGCTCCCGCCGAGGCGCCGGGTTCCGCGGCGCCGGACCGGGGGTTCCCGCTGCGCACCGCGTGGCGCGAGGCGTCGCCCTTCGCCGACCCGGTGCGCCGCCTGGTGTGGCGGGCCCAGAGGCCGGCGACGGCGAGACCGGCGATGATGTCCCAGATGCCCCACCAGCCGGCCACGATGGCCATGCCGCCGAGGCCGCCGAAGAACGCGAAGACGAGGCCGAGACCGAGACCCGCATTGCGGATGCCGACCTCGAACGTCATCGCCTTGCGCTCCCGGGTGCCGAGGCCGCCGACGACGGCGGTCGTGTAGCCGATGCCCAGCGCCACGGCGTCGTGGATGGTGACGACGAGGACGATGATGCCGAGGAACGCCACGAAGTAGGCCCAGTTGCCCGCGAGCGCGGCAACGATGAACCCGACCAGCGCGATCAGCGAGAACCACTTCACCCACGGCTGGACTCTTCCCGCGAAGACCGGGAACCGGTTGCGGATGAACAGGCCGAGGGCGAACGGCACGCCGATGATGAGCAGGATGTCGCCGAGCATCGACCACGGGTTGAGCTCGACCGCGACGAGCAGGTCTCGCGCCGTGGGGTGGAGCGACCCCCAGAACGCGACGGAGAGCGGCAGCACGAAGATGTAGAGGAGGTTCGACACCGCCGTCATCGACACCGACAGCGCGACGTTGCCCCCGGAGCGGTGCGTGAGCACCTGCGAGATATTGCCGGGCGGGCAGCAGGCGACGAGGATCATGCCGAGCGCCATGGACGGTGTCACGGGCAGGATCAGGGTGAGCCCGAAGGTCACCGCCGGCAGCACGACGAGCTGAGCCAGGATCGCGATGACGAAGGGCTTGGGCTTGCGGGCGACGACCTTGAAGTCGTCGATGGTGGTGTCCAGCGCGATGCCGAACATGATGAGCCCGAGCACCACGTTGAGGATGACGAGCGTCCCGGGATTGAAGTTGAGCAGGACGTCGTCCGGGTTCATGCCGTCACCTTCTTCTCAGCGGCGTGTGAACCGCCGCCTTGCACGCCTGCGCCCTGCACGCCGACGCTCTTGCGGACCAGGCGGCTCCGCCGCGACGGCCGGGTGGCGGCATCCGTCCTCAATGCCTGCGTGGCAGCGCGGACGGCGCGGCGGTAGGCGTCCTTGTTGACGTAGTACGACATGCGTTCGAGGCCGAGGTAGTGGTACCCGCCTGTCAGGTCCGGCCAGGGTTCGCTGATGACCCTCGTGCGGAAGGCCGCGGCGCGGTCGGGGTGGCGCTCGAGCGCCGCGAGGTAGGCCGCGATGAGCTCGGCCTGCTCGTAGCGCCCCTGCCAGCCGATTCCGGATGCCTCGATCATGCCCATCACGTAGAGCCCGTTGAACGACGGGGTGAACGCGTTGAGGAAGAGGCGCGGTGCCATGCCGCTCCAGGCGAGCGCGCTGCGATCGACGAATGGGTAGTCGAGCTTGTAGCCGGTGGCGAGGAGCACGGTGTCGTACTCGCCCGACGAGCTGTCGCGGAAGCGGACGGTGCGGCCGTCGAAGCGGTCGATGTCGGGCACGATGCGCAGGTCGCCCTGGCCGAGGTGGTTGAGGATGAGCGTGTTGACGATCGGGTGCGACTCGTAGATCTTGTAGTCGGGCCTGGGGAAGCCGAACCGCACCGGGTCGCCGGTGAAGGCGCGCAGCACCCGCGTGTCGACGAACTGCTTCAGTCGCGCGGGCAGCGGCCGCCCCTGGTTGAGCGTGTCGGACGGCTTGCCGAAGAGATACCGTGGCACGAAGTAGTAGCCGCGACGCGCGCTCATGTCGACGGATGCCGCGTGATGCACGGCGTCGACGGCGATGTCGCAGCCGGAGTTGCCGGCGCCGATGATGAGGACGCGCTTGCCGGTCAGCTGGGTCGCGGACTTGTAGGCGCTGGTGTGCAGGAGCTCGCCGCTGAACTCGCCGCGGAACGCCGGGACGTTCGGCTCCGCGAGCGTGCCGTTCGCGAGGATCACCCCGTCGTAGCGCTGCTGCGTCGCCTCGCCCGTGCCGCCGGCGTCACCGCCGGTGCCGGTGGCCCGCAGCATCCAGCCGCCGTCTTCCGTGCGGTCGAGCGACGTGACCCTCGTGTCGAAGCGGAAGTGCTCGGTCAGCCCGAAGTGGTCGGCGAAGTCGCGGAAGTATGTGATCAGCTCACGGTGGCTCGGGTAGTCCGCCGTGGTGCGCATGGGGAACTCGGAGAACTCCGTCGTGGTCCGCGACGAGATGAGGTGCGCGGAGTCGTACATCGTCGAGCGCGGGTTCTCGATGTCCCAGAGGCCGCCGACGCCGCGTGACGCCTCGAACCCGTCGAAGTCGATCCCGGCCTTCTGCAGGGCGCGGGCTGCCGACAGCCCCGATGGCCCGGCGCCGATGATGGCGTAGCGGTGGTCGCTCATTGATCCTCACGTTCGTCGATGCGCACGTCCTCGTGCCGGCGTGACGATTCCGCCGACAGAACACTAAGCGTGAAGCGGCATTAACCGAAATCGGTGCGCGGCGGATGAGCGTAGCCCGACCGTGCGGCTCAACCTGCGAACACGCTCAGCCCGCGAGCTCGGCCTGCCGTGCAGCGACGACCGCCTCGACCTTCGGGAACAGTGGATGCTGCGGCTCGAGGCCCGTGACGGATGCCGTGAAGCCGGCAGCATCCTGCTCCCGCAGCATCCGCTGCAGGTCCACCGACTGGGCGTCCTCCGTGTCGTCGAACGCGAGCGCCGCACCCATCGCGGCGACCAGTGCGTCGACGCCGAGACCGCGCTCGGCGGCTTCGGCGGCGGGGCCGACGAACCGCTCGTGCCGCGACAGCTTGCGCAGCGGCTGGCGGCCCACGCGCCACACCGTGTCGGGGAGGGCGGTGTTGCGGAAGCGGCTCAGGATCGTGGCACGGTACGCCGCCAGCGACTCGGCATCGAGTCCGTGCTTGGCCTCGAGCAGCGCCGAGGTCTCTTCGAGCGCCGCCTCCACCCGCGCCGCCAGCGCCGGGTCGGAGAGAGCCTGCGCGATCCCCTCGACGCCCGCCTGGGCACCGAAGTACGCCGTCGCGGCGTGCCCGGTGTTGACCGTGAAGAGCTTGCGCTCGATGTACGGCTCGAGGTCGTCGACGAAGTGGGCGCCGGGGATGCGGGGAGGGTCGTCGCCGAACGGCGGCCGCTCGATCGCCCACTCGAAGAACGGCTCGACGGTGACGTCCACGCCGCCGCCCTCGGGCTGGCCGGGCACGATGCGGTCGACCGCGGTGTTCGCGAACACGGCGCGTGAGGCGAGTGCGTCCCAGGCATCGCCCGCGAGCGCCTTGATCTCGTCGCGGAGCAGATCGGTGGCGTTGATGGCGTTCTCGCACGCCATGATCTGCAGCGGAGGGCTGGACGGATCGCGGAGGGCGAGCCCACCGACGATATGCGGCGCCACGAACTTCAGGATCGTCGGTCCGACGGCGGTCGTGACGACGTTGGCGCCCGCGATCTCCTCCACGACGAGCTCCGGATGCTCGGCGCTGTTGATCGCCCGGAAGCCGGTGACGACCGTGTCGCGGCCGCCGTCGCCCACCTCGTGCACCGTGTAGCGGGACGCGTGGTTGATCGCGTCGACGAGCGGTGCGGCGACATCCGAGAACACGAGCTCGTACCCGCCCTCGTGCAGGAGCAGCCCGACGAAGCCGCGGCCGATGTTGCCCGCACCGAAGTGGACGGCCTTCATCAGACGCCCGACGCAGACACCAGGCCGAACAGCTCCTCGGGCGTCTGCGCCTGCTTGAGGCGGGCGACGTCGTCCTCGTCGGAGAAGAGGATGGCGATCTGGGACAGGATCTCGAGGTGCTCGTCGCCCTTGCCGGCGATGCCGACCACGAACGTCACGGGGTTGCCGTCCCAGTCGACGCCGCGGTCGTAGCGGACGACCGACAGCGCGGACTCGAGGATCTCGCCCTTCGTCTCGTTCGTCCCGTGCGGGATCGCCAGCTCGTTGCCCATGTAGGTCGACACGGTCTGCTCGCGCTGCAGCATGGCGTCGTAGTACGCGCCGGTGACCGCGCCGGCGGCCTGCAGGATGTCGGCGGCCTCCTTCATCGCCTCGTCGCGCGTCGCGCTCCCCGAGTGGATGCGCACCTGGCCGATGCTCAGAACCTCGCGTGCCATGTCTTCGCCTTTCGCCGTTGTCTCGTTCTGTCGTCGTCACTCGTCCTGCCCGGGGGACGGATGCCGCCCCCGGCGTTCCCGCCGGCCGCGGCGTGCGCACGACCGGAGCGAGGGCGATGGGGCCGGGGGCATGAAGCGCCCGCCCGGCCCCACCGCGGTCTCAGCTACGCACCATCCTTGTGCTGCGACCGCACCAGGTCCACGACCTCGTCGTATCGCGGCGAGTTCATGAAGTTGTCCACCGACACGTGCACCGCGGTGGGCGTCTTCTGCCGCGCCCGGTCGGTGAGCTGGTTCTGCGTGATGACCAGGTCGGCCGAGGCATCCAGGTTCGCGATCGCCTTGTTGACGACCGTGACGTCCTCGATGCCCGCCTTCTTGATCTTGTTGCGCAGCACGCTCGCGCCCATCGCCGACGAGCCCATGCCCGCGTCGCACGCGAACACGATGCTCTTGATCTCGCGCTCGGTCATGGTCGCCGGCTCGATGCCGCCCTCGGCTCCGGTGGCGGCGCCGCCCCGCAGCCCCGAGAGCGCGTCCGAGGACTTGCCCTTGGCGGCCTCGGTCTGCGTGATCGCCGCGCCGAAGGCGTCGTCGGTCGCCGCCATCGCCGCGAGGTCGCGCTTGCGCGAGGCCCGGAGGATGAGTGCGGCGATCAGGAAGGTGACGGCGGCCGACAGGATGACGGACAGGATCACTGCGAAGTACGCCCCCTGCGCCGTCTGTGCGAGCACCGCGATGATGCTGCCCGGTGCCGCCGGAGCGCGGAGCGCACCGCCCAGCAGCATGTTCGTCGTGACGCCGGTCATGCCTCCGCCGATGAGGGCGAGGATCAGGATCGGCTTCATCAGCGCGTACGGGAAGTACACCTCGTGGATGCCGCCGAAGAACTGGATCACGGCCGCGCCCGGGGCCGAGGCGCGTGCCGCGCCGAGCCCGAAGAACGTGAACGCGAGCAGCAGCCCGACACCGGGGCCGGGGTTGGCCTCGAGCAGGAACAGGATCGAGGAGCCGGTGTCAGCGGCCTCCGAGACGCCGAGCGGCGTCAGCACGCCGTGGTTGATGGCGTTGTTGAGGAAGAACACCTTCGCGGGCTCGATGATGATGCTGGTGAGCGGCAGCAGGTTGTAGTCGACCAGCCAGTTCACGGCGTTGCTGAGGACCTGCATGATGCCGTTGACGAGCCAGGCGATCGGGTAGAACCCGACGATGGCCATCACGAAGCCCCAGATGCCGGCCGAGAACATGTTGACGAGCATCTCGAAGCCCGCCTTGATCTTGCCCTCCCAGAGGCTGTCGAGCCACTTCATCGAGTAGGCGGCGATCGGGGCCATGATCATCGCGCCGATGAACATGTGCACCTGGCCGAGCTGGTTGTCGGCGGGGAGGTCCGCGTTGATCTGCGCGATCAGCAGGTCGGAGCCGGCGATCGCGCCCATCGTCGCGATCGACGCCACGACGCCACCGCGGATGCCGTAGATGATGCTGCCGCCCGTGTAGGCGATCAGCAGCGGGAGCAGGTAGTGGATGAACGGGAGGACGATGGTCGCCAGGTCCGCGTTGGGTGTCCACCCGACCCCGATGAAGAACGCCGTGAAGATGCCCCACGCGATCAGAGCCGGGATGTTCGGCATGATCATGCCGGACAGGAACGTGCCGAAGCGCTGGACTCCGACCCGTGCCTTGCTGGTGCCCGATGCGGGCACAGACGCCGTTGTCATTTTGCTGTCTCCTTCTTCTGGTTGTGCCGCAGCTGCGGGCGGCCTATCGGGTGGCCGCCGTCTGGGCGGTTGTGCGTGCGCTGCCGGCCGCGGCCTGCTGCGCCGCGGTCCTAGCGGATCCCGCGTCGGACGCGGCGAGGGCGGCTGCGGCGATGTGGCGCGCCTGGTCGACGGTGTGCTGCAGCAGGGTGGCGCGCACGTCGGCGAGCGCCGTGGGCGCCATCGACAGGCTCGTGGCGCCGAGGCCGACGAGCACCACGGCCAGGAGCGGATCGGCTGCCGCCTCGCCGCAGATGCCGACGGGCTTGCCGTGCGCCCGGCCGGCGTCGCCGACCTCCCGGATGAGCCGCAACACTGCGGGGTGCCACGGGTCCTGGAGCGACGCGACCGAGCCGAGCAGCCGGTCGGCGGCCATCGTGTACTGCGTGAGGTCGTTGGTGCCGATCGACGCGAAGTCGGTGTACGACAGGATCCGGTCGGCCAGCAGCGCGGAGGAGGGCACCTCGACCATGACCCCGGCGGTCTTGATGCCGTAGTCGCGGGCGATGTCGGTGAAGTACTCCGACTCCTCGACGGTGGCGACCATCGGCGCCATCACCCAGAGGTCCGCGTCGGTGGCGGCATCCGCCTCGGCCAGCGCGGTGAGCTGCTCGCGCAGGATGTCTTCGCTCGCCCGCAGCGCCCGGATGCCGCGGAGCCCGAGCGCCGGGTTCTCCTCGTGGGCGTCGTTGAGGAACGCCAGCGGCTTGTCGGCACCGGCGTCGAGCACGCGGACGACCACCTTCTTGCCGGGGAACGCCGAGAGCAGCTTCGTGTACGCCTCGCGCTGCTGCTCGACGGTGGGTGCCTGCGCCGAGCTCAGGAAGAGGAACTCCGTGCGGAAGAGCCCGACCCCCTCGGCGCCGAGCGCCACCGCGTCGATCGCGCCTTCGGGCTTGCCGAGGTTCGCGAGCAGCGGCACCGGCGTGCCGTCGGCGAGGGCGCCGTCGGTGATCGGCGCGGACGACGCGGATGCCCGGTCCTCGGCGCGGCGCTCCGCCCGCTCGAGCTCGTCGGGCGTCGGCGCCGTCGTGACGACGCCGGCGGCGGCATCCACGATCACCGTCTCGCCGTCGCGCAGGTTCTTGGCGTCGACCGCGCCGACGATGGCGACGATCGACTTCTCGCGGGCGAGGATCGCCGTGTGCGACGTGGGGCCGCCCTCGGTGGTCACGAGCGCCAGCACCTTGTCCAGGTCGAGGAGGGCGGTGTCGGCCGGCGCGAGATCCTTCGCGACGAGGACGAACGGATGCCCGGGGTCGGGCACGCCGGGAGCCGGCTCGCCGCGCAGCCGCGCGATGACGCGCTGGGCGACGTCGTCGAGGTCCGCCGCGCGCTCGCCGAGGTAGCCGCCGAGCGCGGTGAGCTGGTCGCGGAACGACGCGAACGCGTCGAACACGGCGAACTCGCCCGTGCGGCCCTGGGCCAGCCGGGTGCCGACCTCGTCGGCGAGGGTCGGGTCCTCGGCCATCATCGCCTGCGCCTCGAGCACCTCCTGCGCGGCGCCGCCCGCCTGCGCCCCGCGGGCTTCGAGCTCACGGGCGACGGCGGCCACGGCATCCGTCACCCGCGCCTTCTCTGCGTCGACGCTCAGCGTGCTGGGCGCGTCGGACGGCGCCGGTGCAGGCTCCGCCATCCGCGCGACAGGTCCCTGGGCGACGCCCAGGCCGATTCCGACACCACGCAGCTCGGTCATCTCAGGCCTCCGCGTCGTGGTCGGTGGTGAGCAGCTCGGCGAGGGTGTCGAGCGTGGCGTCCGCGTTGTCGCCGTCCGCCGTGAGGGTCACGTAGTCGCCCTGCTCCACGCCCAGCGCGATGACGCCCAGGATGCTGGCCGCGTTGACCGGGCCGCCGGCAT
This window harbors:
- a CDS encoding NAD(P)/FAD-dependent oxidoreductase, which gives rise to MSDHRYAIIGAGPSGLSAARALQKAGIDFDGFEASRGVGGLWDIENPRSTMYDSAHLISSRTTTEFSEFPMRTTADYPSHRELITYFRDFADHFGLTEHFRFDTRVTSLDRTEDGGWMLRATGTGGDAGGTGEATQQRYDGVILANGTLAEPNVPAFRGEFSGELLHTSAYKSATQLTGKRVLIIGAGNSGCDIAVDAVHHAASVDMSARRGYYFVPRYLFGKPSDTLNQGRPLPARLKQFVDTRVLRAFTGDPVRFGFPRPDYKIYESHPIVNTLILNHLGQGDLRIVPDIDRFDGRTVRFRDSSSGEYDTVLLATGYKLDYPFVDRSALAWSGMAPRLFLNAFTPSFNGLYVMGMIEASGIGWQGRYEQAELIAAYLAALERHPDRAAAFRTRVISEPWPDLTGGYHYLGLERMSYYVNKDAYRRAVRAATQALRTDAATRPSRRSRLVRKSVGVQGAGVQGGGSHAAEKKVTA
- a CDS encoding PTS mannitol transporter subunit IICB; its protein translation is MTTASVPASGTSKARVGVQRFGTFLSGMIMPNIPALIAWGIFTAFFIGVGWTPNADLATIVLPFIHYLLPLLIAYTGGSIIYGIRGGVVASIATMGAIAGSDLLIAQINADLPADNQLGQVHMFIGAMIMAPIAAYSMKWLDSLWEGKIKAGFEMLVNMFSAGIWGFVMAIVGFYPIAWLVNGIMQVLSNAVNWLVDYNLLPLTSIIIEPAKVFFLNNAINHGVLTPLGVSEAADTGSSILFLLEANPGPGVGLLLAFTFFGLGAARASAPGAAVIQFFGGIHEVYFPYALMKPILILALIGGGMTGVTTNMLLGGALRAPAAPGSIIAVLAQTAQGAYFAVILSVILSAAVTFLIAALILRASRKRDLAAMAATDDAFGAAITQTEAAKGKSSDALSGLRGGAATGAEGGIEPATMTEREIKSIVFACDAGMGSSAMGASVLRNKIKKAGIEDVTVVNKAIANLDASADLVITQNQLTDRARQKTPTAVHVSVDNFMNSPRYDEVVDLVRSQHKDGA
- a CDS encoding adenosine deaminase codes for the protein MPIDQHGDAILDGLSLRSLPKVSLHDHLDGGVRPATIIELADAIGLDVPESEPDDLADWFAEKSDSGSLVEYLKTFDLTTAVMQTREGLTRVAREFVEDLAADGVIYGEVRWAPEQHLARGLSLDEVVAAVQEGIEEGEDAAERRGNDIRVGQLITAMRHTDRSLEIARLAVEWRNRGAVGFDIAGPEDGFPASNHRAAFDYLASEFFPATVHAGEAAGLESIRSALIDGRALRLGHGVRIAEDLEVVSRAGEEVLVQFGDLARWVRDREIPLELSPSSNLQTGAIERWGTTMEDHPFDLLYQLGFSVTVNVDNRTMSRTSLTRELALLVETFEYGLDDLEAFQLNAAAGAFLPVEEREELIDLIAEGFDA
- a CDS encoding SDR family oxidoreductase; its protein translation is MSRAGHTGAARAAAALSSLSTQPITVTDPAAHRVRHERVRVLVTGGAGFLGSHVAAALVAHPDVDLVVAGDVRRPEHPIEGVVYDDCDVTRAAGLVPLLERHRIDVVVHLAAIVHPGRDHDLEYRVDVDGSRHVLEACVEAGVRRVVVSSSGAAYGYHADNPEWLRESDPVRGNDEFPYSKHKRLVEQLLAGYRTAHPELEQVVFRIGTILGPTVQNQITALWDGRALLKVRGSESPFVFVWVDDVAAAMARAATDGPPGVYNVAGDGRVTVPEIAQRLGKPVVTVPAGVLGFGLRVGRMLRLTVHGPEQVGFLRHRPVLANRALKQDFGYTPSKTSAEAFEAYLATHPGVARR
- a CDS encoding PTS sugar transporter subunit IIA, translating into MAREVLSIGQVRIHSGSATRDEAMKEAADILQAAGAVTGAYYDAMLQREQTVSTYMGNELAIPHGTNETKGEILESALSVVRYDRGVDWDGNPVTFVVGIAGKGDEHLEILSQIAILFSDEDDVARLKQAQTPEELFGLVSASGV
- a CDS encoding HPr family phosphocarrier protein; its protein translation is MPPISRTVRIGSAHGLHARPAKLFAQAAKDAGIPITIAKDAGGPVNAASILGVIALGVEQGDYVTLTADGDNADATLDTLAELLTTDHDAEA
- the ptsP gene encoding phosphoenolpyruvate--protein phosphotransferase is translated as MTELRGVGIGLGVAQGPVARMAEPAPAPSDAPSTLSVDAEKARVTDAVAAVARELEARGAQAGGAAQEVLEAQAMMAEDPTLADEVGTRLAQGRTGEFAVFDAFASFRDQLTALGGYLGERAADLDDVAQRVIARLRGEPAPGVPDPGHPFVLVAKDLAPADTALLDLDKVLALVTTEGGPTSHTAILAREKSIVAIVGAVDAKNLRDGETVIVDAAAGVVTTAPTPDELERAERRAEDRASASSAPITDGALADGTPVPLLANLGKPEGAIDAVALGAEGVGLFRTEFLFLSSAQAPTVEQQREAYTKLLSAFPGKKVVVRVLDAGADKPLAFLNDAHEENPALGLRGIRALRASEDILREQLTALAEADAATDADLWVMAPMVATVEESEYFTDIARDYGIKTAGVMVEVPSSALLADRILSYTDFASIGTNDLTQYTMAADRLLGSVASLQDPWHPAVLRLIREVGDAGRAHGKPVGICGEAAADPLLAVVLVGLGATSLSMAPTALADVRATLLQHTVDQARHIAAAALAASDAGSARTAAQQAAAGSARTTAQTAATR
- a CDS encoding bile acid:sodium symporter family protein: MNPDDVLLNFNPGTLVILNVVLGLIMFGIALDTTIDDFKVVARKPKPFVIAILAQLVVLPAVTFGLTLILPVTPSMALGMILVACCPPGNISQVLTHRSGGNVALSVSMTAVSNLLYIFVLPLSVAFWGSLHPTARDLLVAVELNPWSMLGDILLIIGVPFALGLFIRNRFPVFAGRVQPWVKWFSLIALVGFIVAALAGNWAYFVAFLGIIVLVVTIHDAVALGIGYTTAVVGGLGTRERKAMTFEVGIRNAGLGLGLVFAFFGGLGGMAIVAGWWGIWDIIAGLAVAGLWARHTRRRTGSAKGDASRHAVRSGNPRSGAAEPGASAGAPE
- a CDS encoding mannitol-1-phosphate 5-dehydrogenase → MKAVHFGAGNIGRGFVGLLLHEGGYELVFSDVAAPLVDAINHASRYTVHEVGDGGRDTVVTGFRAINSAEHPELVVEEIAGANVVTTAVGPTILKFVAPHIVGGLALRDPSSPPLQIMACENAINATDLLRDEIKALAGDAWDALASRAVFANTAVDRIVPGQPEGGGVDVTVEPFFEWAIERPPFGDDPPRIPGAHFVDDLEPYIERKLFTVNTGHAATAYFGAQAGVEGIAQALSDPALAARVEAALEETSALLEAKHGLDAESLAAYRATILSRFRNTALPDTVWRVGRQPLRKLSRHERFVGPAAEAAERGLGVDALVAAMGAALAFDDTEDAQSVDLQRMLREQDAAGFTASVTGLEPQHPLFPKVEAVVAARQAELAG